A portion of the Daphnia magna isolate NIES linkage group LG4, ASM2063170v1.1, whole genome shotgun sequence genome contains these proteins:
- the LOC116920747 gene encoding uncharacterized protein LOC116920747 — protein sequence MDELISSTIFYYPANMSVAILTLVCLMTIIVAGQDEWEEFYFGLDESLLYEDSYGSASTLPVATATKFNNNSVIFPTSPAEESDPEPEPEPKSPTTAIHALNTKTARPYSFGYAVEDNKAGLDFGHRETSNGSVVTGTYYVLLPDGRKQTVNYNADVNGYVAEVSYEGEAKLDDNQSLKAKGTFGKLQVDSGKLWTCFRSWFNC from the exons atggaCGAACTCATCAGTTCAACAATCTTTTATTACCCGGCTAACATGAGT GTGGCCATCTTAACATTAGTTTGTCTGATGACGATAATAGTGGCAGGTCAAGACGAATGGGAAGAATTCTATTTCGGACTTGATGAATCTTTATTATACGAAGACAGTTACGGATCTGCTTCTACTCTTCCTGTTGCAACGGCCACTAAGTTTAACAACAACTCTGTTATCTTTCCAACATCACCTGCAGAAGAATCCGATCCAGAGCCAGAACCCGAGCCGAAATCACCAACCACAGCCATTCACGCT TTGAACACTAAGACTGCCAGACCTTACAGCTTCGGATATGCTGTGGAGGACAATAAAGCTGGCTTAGATTTCGGACACAGAGAGACAAGCAATGGTTCGGTCGTTACGGGAACATATTACGTTTTACTTCCTGACGGACGTAAGCAGACTGTCAACTACAATGCTGATGTTAATGGATATGTAGCAGAGGTTTCCTACGAAGGGGAAGCCAAGTTGGATGATAATCAATCGCTGAAAGCGAAAGGCACCTTTGGGAAACTACAAGTTGACTCTGGAAAGCTCTGGACCTGCTTCAGAAGTTGGTTCAACTGTTGA
- the LOC116920759 gene encoding DNA-directed RNA polymerase II subunit RPB1 produces MKVILVIVATVAVIVTAEKRGNYRNVPSYKTSSGAYDQRQYESTTYASPTYTTASYPVAETDSFYQDESIYTKTNARTSYKPSATTPSYSKSSYEPSTSSYVSEPKYYETQKPDGRSYSSKPTYTDSSYSSPAYTTTTSAPYSTSQRYAAPYSNKQDAYDYKPMPYAFSWGVKDEKSYNDYSHQQESNGKVVTGSYRVLLPDGRTQIVTYKADENGYVADVKYEGQAKYDEYKPASKSIYKSNDDTYQTEAKRDRNYEPLDYAKASAGYNNAQSSGTAYATYDVPAAYTTSPYKPTEY; encoded by the exons ATGaaa GTAATACTCGTCATTGTAGCCACTGTGGCTGTTATTGTCACAGCGGAAAAACGTGGAAATTATCGTAACGTACCGAGCTACAAAACCTCGAGCGGAGCTTATGATCAGCGTCAGTACGAATCGACTACCTACGCCAGCCCGACATACACCACTGCATCGTACCCAGTTGCCGAAACCGATTCATTCTATCAAGACGAGTCTATCTATACGAAAACAAACGCACGGACATCATACAAACCATCTGCAACTACACCTTCGTATTCGAAATCCTCTTACGAGCCGTCAACTTCGTCCTACGTAAGTGAGCCGAAATATTACGAAACCCAAAAGCCTGATGGACGATCCTACTCTTCGAAACCCACCTACACCGACTCTTCTTACTCGTCTCCGGCCTACACGACGACAACAAGCGCACCTTACTCCACCAGCCAACGATATGCCGCTCCTTATTCGAACAAGCAAGATGCCTACGATTAC AAGCCGAtgccttacgcattcagttgGGGAGTTAAGGACGAAAAAAGCTATAACGATTACTCGCACCAGCAGGAGAGTAACGGCAAAGTTGTGACCGGTTCTTACCGCGTCCTTCTTCCTGATGGTCGTACTCAAATCGTAACGTATAAGGCTGACGAAAATGGTTACGTAGCCGACGTTAAATACGAGGGACAGGCCAAATACGATGAATACAAACCAGCATCCAAGTCCATCTATAAATCTAACGATGACACGTATCAAACAGAAGCCAAACGCGACAGAAACTACGAACCGCTGGATTACGCCAAAGCTTCAGCCGGATACAACAATGCCCAGTCCTCCGGAACGGCTTACGCAACGTATGACGTTCCAGCAGCTTACACCACATCGCCTTACAAGCCGACCGAGTACTAA
- the LOC116920760 gene encoding adhesive plaque matrix protein encodes MKIAIIAALVVVALASEKPYYPKPTYPAPAYPPPAYGKSYDYAPMPYSFDWAVLDQASYNDFGQKETSDGKLVSGTYYVVLPDGRRQVVTYKADDYGYIADVKYDGEAKYPEYKPAYPAYPKPAYAPPAYPKPAYPTPAYPKPTYAPPAYPKASYPEPSYPSYPRPSYPAYPRPAYPSYPRPSYPSYPKPSYPFPSTTEAAIEAAAPVKEAEIPAEAITEDAEAAVAVTEPIGEAAAAPIASEAESSTDAA; translated from the exons ATGAAA aTCGCCATCATCGCAGCGTTGGTCGTAGTTGCCTTGGCTTCCGAAAAGCCCTACTATCCGAAACCAACTTATCCGGCACCGGCTTATCCTCCTCCGGCTTACGGAAAATCTTACGACTAC GCCCCAATGCCGTATAGCTTCGATTGGGCCGTACTGGATCAGGCAAGTTACAACGATTTCGGACAGAAAGAGACAAGTGATGGCAAACTCGTGAGCGGTACTTACTACGTCGTGCTCCCGGACGGCAGACGACAAGTGGTCACGTACAAAGCTGATGATTACGGTTACATCGCCGATGTCAAGTACGACGGAGAAGCCAAATATCCTGAATACAAACCAGCTTATCCAGCCTACCCCAAGCCCGCGTATGCCCCTCCAGCCTACCCCAAGCCCGCATATCCTACTCCAGCCTACCCCAAGCCAACTTACGCTCCACCGGCATACCCCAAAGCTTCTTATCCTGAGCCATCCTACCCGAGTTACCCAAGACCTTCTTACCCAGCTTATCCTCGCCCGGCATACCCAAGCTACCCTCGTCCGTCCTACCCATCGTACCCTAAACCCAGCTATCCGTTTCCATCTACCACTGAAGCCGCAATTGAAGCCGCCGCTCCCGTGAAAGAGGCTGAAATCCCAGCTGAAGCCATCACCGAGGACGCAGAAGCTGCTGTGGCCGTAACTGAACCAATTGGCGAGGCGGCTGCTGCCCCGATTGCCAGCGAAGCGGAGTCTTCCACCGATGCTGCCTAA